A genome region from Schistocerca americana isolate TAMUIC-IGC-003095 chromosome 1, iqSchAmer2.1, whole genome shotgun sequence includes the following:
- the LOC124595359 gene encoding serine/threonine-protein phosphatase 6 regulatory ankyrin repeat subunit C-like — protein MAQTALTKEEIFKWTPLRFAEETSAWDWIEKQLENGISLRELEVTRDKLKNREAAVGILTTICKAGYSCLLRYALSEVPSLANICLELDQTRPLHMAIRHHRHSIVRCLINTNADINICDLSQRTPLHEAVKSNCTQAVRMLLNSGADKEMKDMGGKTAIQRAAELKHTAVVKLLCDAGADINVSQILEERPLYIAAQMGDAETLRLLLVSGASVYDDRNQSALHFAAVTGCYIAAQTLIEAGIDVDIRDADQMTPLHRAAEHGNSDICSYLLDAGANREITDKHGKTPLQYAAQKGQTTVVQLLCKQCVDFSVSEQSRKILFLAAESGNQETVQLLLHQFSDTFDEHKFHVLLAAACRGSDVAVQTLAKSGVHVNAPNLFGRTVLHEAAGSCSAETVCTLLDAGADGNAMTNDGSTPAHFAAASSKADTLKLLIAQNVDINITDISGETPLHCAAKCGSKECINLLLDAGADPFAITDSGMTALHFAAASGKCCAVELLLLSNISPNVRDKKDRTPLHFAAASGCLETVRTLFDKGCNVESTDKDGRTPLHCAAQRGHSEIVEFLCKKGADANGGKQDKWTEKPIYLAAENNNIKSVRALCQVYSLGCDEYKRTVLHKAAMIGKDVVVQTLAAAGAAVNAQDSHLNTPLFLAVAWCSKDTVSALLRAGADVNMTCTNGWTALHCAASFQKTHLVQMLMEWGAGINVQDDYGQTPLHCATDSDSLETVRILLESGARKDIKDCWGESPYDIAKDNTNYALMRLLKD, from the coding sequence ATGGCACAGACAGCTCTCACCAAAGAAGAAATTTTTAAATGGACCCCTTTACGATTTGCTGAAGAGACAAGTGCTTGGGATTGGATTGAGAAGCAGTTGGAAAATGGAATTTCTCTAAGAGAACTGGAAGTGACCAGAGATAAGCTGAAGAATAGAGAAGCAGCAGTTGGGATTCTAACCACAATTTGCAAGGCAGGTTATTCATGCCTTTTGAGATATGCTCTCAGTGAAGTGCCATCTCTGGCCAACATTTGCCTCGAACTGGATCAGACTAGACCACTGCATATGGCAATAAGACACCATCGTCATAGTATTGTGCGGTGTCTTATTAATACTAATGCGGATATAAATATTTGTGATCTCTCACAGAGAACACCGCTACATGAAGCTGTAAAAAGCAATTGTACACAAGCAGTGAGGATGCTACTGAATTCTGGAGCTGACAAGGAAATGAAAGATATGGGAGGAAAGACAGCAATACAAAGAGCAGCTGAGCTTAAACATACTGCTGTAGTCAAGTTACTTTGTGATGCTGGGGCTGACATAAATGTCAGTCAAATTTTGGAAGAGAGGCCTTTATACATAGCAGCACAAATGGGAGATGCAGAGACACTGCGCCTTCTTTTGGTTTCTGGAGCTAGCGTGTATGATGACAGAAATCAGTCTGCATTGCATTTTGCAGCGGTAACTGGCTGTTATATTGCAGCACAGACATTAATAGAAGCAGGTATTGATGTCGATATCAGAGATGCAGATCAGATGACACCACTGCATCGTGCTGCTGAGCATGGCAACAGTGATATTTGTTCATACTTGCTAGATGCTGGAGCCAATAGAGAAATTACAGATAAACATGGGAAAACCCCGTTGCAGTATGCAGCTCAGAAGGGACAGACTACTGTGGTGCAACTTTTGTGTAAACAATGTGTAGATTTCAGTGTTAGTGAGCAGTCAAGGAAGATACTGTTCCTTGCAGCAGAGAGTGGCAATCAGGAAACTGTGCAGTTACTGCTACATCAATTTTCTGATACCTTTGATGAACATAAATTTCATGTTCTACTTGCAGCAGCATGCAGGGGCAGCGATGTTGCAGTTCAAACTCTGGCAAAATCAGGAGTGCATGTGAATGCACCAAATTTGTTTGGAAGGACAGTTCTGCATGAAGCTGCAGGCAGTTGCAGTGCAGAAACTGTATGCACACTGCTTGATGCTGGGGCTGATGGAAATGCAATGACCAATGATGGTAGCACACCTGCACATTTTGCTGCTGCATCTAGCAAGGCAGACACCCTGAAATTACTAATAGCCCAAAATGTTGATATTAACATTACAGATATTTCTGGAGAGACACCACTTCATTGTGCAGCAAAATGTGGCAGTAAAGAGTGCATAAACCTTCTACTGGATGCTGGTGCTGATCCATtcgcaattactgacagtggtatGACAGCATTACACTTTGCAGCAGCATCTGGAAAATGTTGTGCTGTTGAGTTACTCTTACTGAGCAACATCAGCCCTAATGTTAGGGATAAGAAAGATCGAACTCCCTTACACTTTGCTGCAGCTTCAGGGTGTCTTGAAACAGTGAGAACACTTTTTGACAAAGGATGTAATGTAGAGTCTACTGATAAGGATGGTAGGACACCATTGCACTGTGCAGCACAACGAGGACATTCTGAAATAGTGGAGTTTCTTTGTAAGAAAGGCGCAGATGCCAATGGGGGAAAGCAGGATAAATGGACAGAAAAACCAATTTATTTAGCTGCAGAAAACAACAACATAAAGAGTGTTCGTGCTCTTTGTCAAGTGTACTCTCTTGGATGTGATGAATATAAGCGAACTGTATTGCATAAAGCAGCCATGATTGGTAAAGATGTGGTAGTGCAGACGTTGGCAGCTGCAGGTGCTGCAGTCAATGCACAAGACAGTCATCTTAATACACCTCTTTTTCTGGCTGTTGCATGGTGCAGTAAGGACACTGTGAGTGCACTTCTACGAGCAGGGGCTGATGTAAATATGACATGTACAAATGGTTGGACAGCTTTACACTGTGCCGCATCTTTCCAGAAAACTCACCTTGTTCAGATGTTAATGGAATGGGGTGCTGGAATAAATGTACAGGATGACTATGGACAAACACCACTTCATTGTGCAACTGACAGTGACAGCCTGGAAACAGTAAGAATTTTGCTTGAATCTGGTGCCAGGAAGGATATCAAGGATTGTTGGGGGGAATCTCCATACGATATTGCTAAAGATAATACAAATTATGCATTGATGAGacttttaaaagattaa